From the genome of Nocardia sp. NBC_01503, one region includes:
- a CDS encoding metal-dependent transcriptional regulator has translation MPKLGYVPGKRDIATRRELADPSEPTGTSTAVATSVAPVLSSVAQDYLKVIWTAQEWSQEKVSTKLLAERIGVSASTVSEAVRKLADQGLVEHARYGAITLTEDGRRAAIAMVRRHRLIETFLVNELGYGWDEVHDEAEVLEHAVSETLMERIDAKLGHPDRDPHGDPIPSVDGAVPTPPARQLSDFGDGELGRVARISDSDPAMLRYFDSLGIALDTPIAVVERRDFAGTIAVRVDERTIDLGSIAAEAIWLTHENS, from the coding sequence GTGCCTAAGCTCGGTTACGTGCCCGGAAAACGAGACATCGCCACGCGCCGCGAGCTGGCCGATCCGTCCGAACCCACCGGTACCTCCACCGCCGTCGCGACCAGTGTCGCCCCGGTGCTGTCCTCGGTCGCGCAGGACTATCTGAAGGTGATCTGGACCGCGCAGGAATGGTCGCAGGAGAAGGTGTCGACCAAACTGCTCGCCGAACGAATCGGGGTATCCGCGTCGACGGTCTCCGAAGCGGTTCGCAAACTCGCCGATCAGGGTTTGGTGGAGCATGCCCGGTACGGGGCCATCACCCTCACCGAGGATGGTCGCCGCGCCGCGATCGCCATGGTGCGACGGCATCGACTCATCGAAACCTTCCTCGTCAATGAGCTCGGCTACGGCTGGGACGAGGTGCACGATGAGGCCGAGGTGCTCGAGCACGCGGTCTCCGAAACGCTCATGGAGCGGATAGACGCCAAACTCGGCCACCCGGACCGGGATCCGCACGGTGATCCGATTCCCTCGGTCGACGGTGCGGTGCCCACCCCGCCGGCCCGGCAGCTGAGCGATTTCGGCGATGGAGAGCTCGGGCGCGTCGCACGTATCTCCGATTCGGATCCGGCGATGCTGCGCTACTTCGATTCGCTCGGCATCGCCCTCGATACCCCCATCGCGGTGGTGGAGCGGCGGGACTTCGCCGGAACCATCGCGGTGCGCGTGGATGAGCGGACCATCGACCTCGGCAGTATTGCGGCCGAGGCCATTTGGCTCACCCACGAAAACAGTTGA
- a CDS encoding bifunctional riboflavin kinase/FAD synthetase produces the protein MQRWRSLDEMPAEWGRCVLTIGVFDGVHRGHAQLISRAVKSAAVRGVPSVLMTFDPHPLEVVRPGSHPAQLSTLHRRAELAEELGIDVFLVMPFTKDFMKLTPEQYVEELLVHKLHVSEVVVGDNFTFGKQAAGTVDTMRELGLRFGFDVDGVQLLGEHAVTFSSTFVRACLASGDVAAAAEALGRPHRVEGVVVHGDGRGRGLGFPTANVAPVPRGAIPADGVYAGWFTVLDDPARTRRMAAISVGTNPTFEDGRSRTVEPHILDFDGDLYDKHVAVDFVEQLRGMRKFESIEELIEAIGRDVDQARKVLTAQTLDSQSVE, from the coding sequence GTGCAGAGATGGCGAAGTCTCGATGAGATGCCCGCAGAGTGGGGCCGGTGTGTGCTCACGATCGGGGTGTTCGACGGCGTGCACCGCGGTCACGCCCAGCTCATCAGCCGTGCGGTGAAATCCGCTGCGGTGCGGGGTGTTCCGTCGGTACTCATGACCTTCGACCCGCACCCCCTCGAGGTGGTGCGCCCCGGTTCGCATCCGGCGCAGCTGTCCACCCTGCACCGCCGCGCGGAGCTGGCCGAGGAGCTCGGCATCGACGTCTTCCTCGTCATGCCGTTCACCAAGGACTTCATGAAGCTGACCCCCGAGCAGTACGTCGAAGAGCTGCTGGTGCACAAACTGCACGTCTCCGAGGTCGTGGTCGGCGACAACTTCACCTTCGGCAAGCAGGCCGCGGGCACCGTGGACACCATGCGGGAACTGGGCCTGCGCTTCGGCTTCGATGTCGACGGCGTGCAGCTGCTCGGCGAACATGCGGTGACCTTCTCCTCGACCTTCGTGCGCGCCTGCCTCGCCTCGGGTGATGTGGCCGCGGCCGCCGAGGCGCTGGGCCGCCCGCATCGGGTCGAGGGCGTGGTCGTGCACGGTGACGGCCGTGGTCGCGGACTCGGCTTCCCGACCGCGAATGTGGCACCGGTGCCGCGCGGCGCGATCCCCGCCGACGGCGTGTACGCCGGATGGTTCACCGTTCTGGACGATCCGGCGCGGACTCGGCGGATGGCCGCCATCTCGGTCGGCACCAATCCGACCTTCGAGGATGGGCGCTCCCGCACGGTCGAGCCGCATATCCTCGATTTCGACGGCGATCTCTACGACAAGCATGTGGCCGTGGACTTCGTCGAACAGCTGCGCGGTATGCGCAAATTCGAGTCGATCGAGGAACTGATCGAGGCCATCGGCCGCGATGTGGATCAGGCCCGCAAGGTGCTCACCGCGCAGACGCTCGACTCCCAGTCCGTCGAATAG
- a CDS encoding VWA domain-containing protein, whose product MTNLSKGANVPVAANAVRAVLAWTGGPGVPAVDASALLLTVAGRVRSDVDFVFYNQPGHPSGAVRHLGKRGDFDTLEVNLAGVQADIERIAICASADGGTFGQVPGLHLRVVDAATDIEIARFDIAAGPETAMLCGELYRRAGAWKFRAVGQGWSSGLAGLATDFGITVDDAPAQPAAAPYAPQPASQAPAYPPAPQPASHTPPPVPRQPVQPASQPAIRLTKGEEQLPIDMRKRLSLRKEQVAVSLAKHGVSHLNARVILVLDASGSMTPLYAKQLVHRVVERMAAVAAQLDDNGAMQAWTFATNPARLPDLTVADMPQWISLHVRCGQLSLFGGRRRARDARQPGQVDMRAVGIQNEEQKVIAEVRNYVRAEPQAMPTLVLFFSDGGVYKNREIEQELRAAVEEPIFWQFVGLGTRSGYGVLERLDTMSGRRVDNVGFFAVDDIDQITDPELYDRILTEFPSWINEATRAGILR is encoded by the coding sequence GTGACGAATCTCAGTAAAGGGGCCAATGTGCCCGTTGCCGCCAATGCCGTGCGTGCCGTACTCGCCTGGACGGGCGGACCCGGGGTGCCCGCGGTCGATGCCTCCGCGCTTTTGCTGACCGTGGCGGGGCGGGTGCGCTCCGATGTGGATTTCGTCTTCTACAACCAGCCCGGGCATCCCAGCGGGGCGGTGCGGCACCTCGGGAAACGCGGGGATTTCGACACGCTGGAGGTGAATTTGGCCGGGGTGCAGGCGGATATCGAGCGGATCGCGATATGCGCCTCGGCCGATGGCGGGACATTCGGGCAGGTGCCCGGGCTGCATCTGCGGGTGGTGGATGCCGCGACCGATATCGAGATCGCGCGCTTCGATATCGCCGCCGGACCCGAGACGGCCATGCTGTGCGGGGAACTGTACCGCCGCGCCGGAGCCTGGAAGTTCCGCGCGGTGGGACAGGGCTGGTCGAGTGGATTGGCCGGATTGGCAACGGATTTCGGTATCACCGTGGATGACGCGCCCGCCCAGCCCGCGGCCGCGCCTTACGCACCGCAACCCGCTTCGCAAGCCCCCGCGTATCCGCCTGCGCCGCAACCCGCCTCGCATACACCTCCGCCCGTGCCGCGTCAGCCTGTGCAACCGGCCAGCCAGCCTGCGATTCGGCTGACCAAGGGGGAGGAGCAGTTGCCGATCGATATGCGCAAGCGGTTGTCGCTGCGCAAGGAGCAGGTCGCGGTCAGTCTGGCCAAACATGGTGTGTCGCATTTGAACGCGCGCGTGATCCTGGTGCTGGACGCCTCGGGATCGATGACCCCGCTGTACGCGAAACAGCTGGTGCACCGCGTGGTGGAGCGGATGGCCGCGGTCGCTGCGCAGCTGGACGACAATGGCGCGATGCAGGCGTGGACCTTCGCCACCAATCCCGCGCGCCTGCCCGATCTCACCGTTGCCGATATGCCGCAGTGGATTTCACTGCATGTGCGCTGCGGTCAACTCTCCCTCTTCGGCGGTCGCAGACGCGCCCGCGACGCGCGGCAACCGGGTCAGGTCGATATGCGCGCGGTCGGCATTCAGAACGAGGAGCAGAAGGTCATAGCCGAGGTACGCAACTACGTGCGCGCCGAGCCCCAGGCCATGCCCACCCTGGTCCTGTTCTTCTCCGACGGCGGCGTCTACAAGAACCGCGAAATCGAACAGGAGCTCCGAGCCGCCGTGGAGGAACCCATCTTCTGGCAATTCGTGGGCCTGGGCACCCGCTCCGGCTACGGCGTGCTGGAGCGCCTGGACACCATGTCCGGCCGCCGCGTGGACAATGTCGGCTTCTTCGCCGTGGACGATATAGACCAGATCACCGACCCGGAGCTCTACGACCGCATCCTCACCGAATTCCCTTCCTGGATCAACGAAGCGACCAGGGCCGGCATCCTGCGCTGA
- a CDS encoding SDR family oxidoreductase, with protein MTHKGFEQEIGRAVVVGGGSGMGLAIADALLAAGAEVTIVGRSSERLADAVRELGDGKLNAIAADIGDEEQVRRVFDTVGTVDHVLTTAGDTTGTYGPIKDFDFPNGRGFIETKLIGSMLLAKHANITPGGSLTFTSGIAAYRPAVGGAMVATVNAALEGLARALAVELGPTRVNVVSPGWVRTGIWDRMTWDDKDERLRAMAERLPVGHLGLPEDIAQAALSLLRNPFVTGTVLHVDGGHRLV; from the coding sequence ATGACACACAAGGGATTCGAACAGGAGATCGGCCGGGCAGTGGTGGTGGGCGGCGGCTCCGGAATGGGCCTGGCCATCGCGGACGCACTGCTGGCGGCCGGAGCCGAGGTCACCATCGTGGGCCGCTCATCCGAGCGTCTCGCCGACGCGGTCCGCGAACTCGGCGACGGCAAACTGAACGCCATCGCCGCCGATATCGGCGACGAGGAACAGGTCCGCCGCGTCTTCGACACCGTCGGCACGGTCGACCATGTGCTGACCACCGCCGGTGACACCACCGGAACCTACGGCCCCATAAAGGATTTCGACTTCCCCAACGGTCGCGGCTTCATCGAGACCAAGCTGATCGGCTCCATGCTGCTGGCCAAGCACGCGAACATCACTCCCGGCGGTTCGCTCACCTTCACCTCGGGCATCGCCGCCTATCGCCCCGCGGTCGGCGGAGCGATGGTGGCCACGGTGAACGCCGCACTCGAGGGCTTGGCCCGCGCCCTCGCGGTGGAACTCGGCCCGACCCGGGTCAATGTCGTCTCACCCGGTTGGGTGCGCACCGGCATTTGGGACCGAATGACCTGGGACGACAAGGATGAGCGCCTCCGGGCCATGGCCGAGCGGCTACCGGTCGGTCACCTCGGCTTGCCGGAAGACATTGCGCAGGCGGCACTTTCGCTACTGCGCAACCCCTTCGTCACCGGGACGGTGTTGCACGTCGACGGCGGTCACCGGCTGGTGTGA
- a CDS encoding GNAT family N-acetyltransferase — translation MRIRAATTDDLPTMQDIEDATGEPFRTIGMIEIADDEAPSLEQLDEHRRAGRAWVAVDDSDTPIAYLISEEVDGTEHIEQVSVHPNAGRRGIGRQLIETAAEHARRQGLSALTLTTFTEVPWNAPYYARIGFHVVDDDELTPGLRKIRAREAEHGLDRWPRTVMRREL, via the coding sequence ATGCGCATTCGTGCGGCCACGACCGACGACCTCCCGACCATGCAAGACATCGAGGATGCCACCGGGGAACCCTTCCGGACCATCGGCATGATCGAGATCGCCGATGACGAAGCCCCCTCACTGGAACAATTGGACGAACATCGGCGCGCCGGGCGGGCATGGGTCGCCGTCGACGACAGCGACACCCCGATCGCCTACCTCATCAGCGAGGAGGTCGACGGCACCGAGCACATCGAGCAGGTCTCGGTGCATCCGAACGCCGGCCGGCGGGGCATCGGACGCCAGCTCATCGAGACCGCGGCCGAACACGCACGCCGACAAGGGCTCTCGGCGCTGACACTCACCACGTTCACCGAAGTACCGTGGAACGCACCGTATTACGCCCGCATCGGCTTCCATGTCGTCGACGACGATGAGCTCACCCCGGGACTGCGCAAGATCCGGGCGCGCGAGGCCGAACACGGGCTGGACCGCTGGCCCCGCACCGTCATGCGGCGCGAACTCTAG
- a CDS encoding M16 family metallopeptidase: MGRKKDTPLSAKSSALVLSTSEAPYADTGVRKTVLPGGLRVVTEHVPGVRSASIGVWVGVGSRDESSSVAGAAHFLEHLLFKATPTRSALDIAQAMDAVGGELNAFTAKEQTCYYAHVLDEDLPMAVDLVSDVVLNGLCRAEDVDIERQVVLEEIYMRDDDPEDMVGDAFLTALFGDHPIGRPVIGSVESIETMGASKLRSFHQRRYRPDRMVVAVAGNIEHEHTVELVHRAFANRLDPIREPAPRREGKFRPRSEPELVRMFRESEQAHLVFGTRAFGRHEGEKRWPLSVLNTVLGGGLSSRLFQRIREERGLAYSVYSSVDTFADTGAFSVYIGCQPENLGKVASLARGVLEEVAADGITDAECARAKGSLRGGLVLGLEDSGSRMNRIGRSELSYGNHRSVSETLARIDEVTTDEVSRIATQLLSRPTAVSVAGPYRRTRDLPAVVRRLVD, from the coding sequence ATGGGTCGGAAGAAGGACACTCCACTGTCGGCTAAGAGTTCTGCACTGGTTCTCTCCACATCCGAAGCGCCATATGCCGATACCGGCGTGCGCAAGACCGTGCTGCCCGGCGGGCTACGCGTGGTCACCGAACATGTGCCCGGGGTCCGCTCCGCCTCCATCGGCGTATGGGTCGGCGTCGGCTCACGCGATGAGAGCTCCTCGGTCGCGGGCGCCGCGCACTTCCTGGAGCATCTGCTCTTCAAGGCCACGCCGACCCGCTCCGCCCTGGATATCGCGCAGGCCATGGATGCCGTCGGCGGCGAACTGAACGCGTTCACCGCCAAGGAGCAGACCTGCTACTACGCGCATGTGCTCGACGAGGATCTGCCCATGGCGGTGGACCTGGTCTCGGATGTGGTGCTGAACGGTCTGTGCCGCGCCGAGGATGTCGATATCGAGCGTCAGGTCGTGCTCGAGGAGATCTACATGCGCGATGACGATCCCGAGGATATGGTCGGTGACGCCTTCCTGACCGCGCTGTTCGGTGATCATCCGATCGGCCGTCCGGTGATCGGCAGTGTCGAGAGCATCGAGACCATGGGTGCGTCCAAGCTGCGCTCGTTCCATCAGCGGCGCTACCGCCCGGACCGGATGGTCGTGGCCGTCGCGGGCAATATCGAGCATGAGCACACCGTCGAACTGGTGCATCGCGCCTTCGCCAATCGCCTCGATCCGATTCGCGAACCCGCACCGCGTCGCGAGGGCAAGTTCCGTCCGCGCAGTGAGCCCGAACTGGTCCGCATGTTCCGCGAGAGCGAGCAGGCGCATCTGGTCTTCGGCACCCGTGCCTTCGGGCGCCACGAGGGCGAGAAGCGCTGGCCGCTCTCGGTACTCAATACCGTGCTGGGTGGCGGCCTGAGTTCCCGTCTGTTCCAGCGCATTCGGGAGGAACGCGGCCTGGCCTACTCGGTCTACTCCAGCGTCGACACCTTCGCCGACACCGGAGCCTTCTCGGTCTATATCGGCTGCCAGCCCGAAAACCTCGGCAAGGTGGCGAGTCTGGCGCGCGGTGTGCTGGAAGAGGTTGCGGCGGACGGCATCACCGACGCCGAATGTGCGCGCGCAAAGGGTTCGCTGCGCGGCGGCCTCGTGCTCGGACTGGAGGACTCCGGCTCCCGCATGAACCGCATCGGCCGCAGCGAACTCAGCTACGGCAATCACCGCAGCGTCTCCGAAACCCTCGCCCGCATAGACGAAGTCACCACCGACGAGGTCTCCCGCATCGCCACCCAGCTGCTGTCCCGCCCCACCGCCGTCTCGGTAGCGGGCCCGTACCGCCGCACCCGGGACCTTCCCGCGGTGGTTCGCCGCCTCGTCGACTGA
- the rpsO gene encoding 30S ribosomal protein S15 codes for MALTTEQKKAILAEYGLHPTDTGSPEAQIAMLSKRISDLTEHLKVHKHDHHTRHGLLALIGRRRRLSKYLQANDIERYRSLIERLGLRR; via the coding sequence GTGGCGCTGACCACCGAGCAGAAGAAGGCCATTCTGGCCGAGTACGGCCTGCACCCGACTGACACCGGTTCTCCGGAGGCTCAGATCGCGATGCTGTCCAAGCGGATTTCCGATCTGACCGAGCACCTGAAGGTGCACAAGCACGACCACCACACGCGCCACGGTCTGCTTGCGCTGATCGGCCGTCGTCGCCGTCTGTCGAAGTACCTCCAGGCCAACGACATCGAGCGTTACCGTTCGCTGATCGAGCGTCTGGGCCTGCGTCGCTAA
- a CDS encoding TetR/AcrR family transcriptional regulator, with the protein MTIAGNSVASTRDRIVVAAYGLITRRGVRGLSLGDIATAAGTTESELRQHFPTIDPLVLAVLERRERVWTFGLIEEQSRCRGTTPEEQLLAIFDVFEEWFTAPDFDACTFINVLLEMGAEHPLGRAGIEHLQRIRNIVRVRAERAGLSDAEDFARSLHILMKGSVIAAAEGDSNAARRAKRMAEALIEAHRERPDDNR; encoded by the coding sequence ATGACAATCGCCGGCAACTCCGTTGCCAGCACCCGCGATCGGATAGTGGTCGCCGCCTACGGTCTCATCACTCGCCGCGGCGTGCGCGGGTTGAGTCTGGGCGACATCGCCACCGCCGCGGGCACCACCGAATCCGAGCTGCGGCAACACTTCCCCACCATCGACCCGCTGGTGCTCGCGGTGCTCGAACGCCGTGAGCGCGTCTGGACCTTCGGGCTCATCGAGGAGCAATCCCGCTGCCGCGGAACCACCCCCGAAGAACAACTGCTCGCCATCTTCGACGTCTTCGAAGAATGGTTCACCGCACCTGATTTCGATGCCTGCACCTTCATCAATGTGCTACTGGAGATGGGGGCCGAGCACCCGCTGGGCCGCGCGGGCATCGAACATCTGCAGCGCATCCGCAATATCGTCCGAGTCCGCGCCGAGCGGGCCGGACTCTCCGACGCCGAGGATTTCGCCCGCTCCCTGCACATACTCATGAAGGGTTCCGTAATCGCCGCCGCCGAAGGCGACTCGAACGCCGCCCGCCGCGCCAAACGCATGGCCGAAGCCCTGATCGAAGCCCACCGCGAGCGGCCGGACGACAACCGCTGA
- a CDS encoding MFS transporter, producing the protein MAATVTVATRAEQGSQKWAYALVLAASGVALGVSGAPAPLYGMYQQAWHFSPLTTTFVFAVYAVAALVAVLVSGRISDVVGRKPVLLGAFGIMILGLVVFLFADNVAMLLLARALHGIAVGATVVAGAAALLDMRPKDGARSGQLSGVAFNVGMAVAILGSALLAQYAPHPLRTPYVVITLACLAIGAGVIALNEPHTARTAGRITITRPAVPQEIRSDFWFSALGVMAAWSVLGVLLSLYPSLASAKTGIHNLVFGGAVVASTALAGAGAQYFATEIPARRAAIIGDIGMAIALLLTIPALATHNWALVLAAGFVLGATFGLGFGGSLRHLSQVVPQHKRGETMSAYYLLAYTAMALPTVVAGWAATTWGLTTVFPWFVVAVSLACLTAAGLGLRRRAS; encoded by the coding sequence ATGGCGGCGACAGTGACGGTTGCGACTCGAGCCGAGCAGGGCAGCCAGAAGTGGGCATACGCGCTCGTGCTCGCCGCCAGCGGTGTAGCGCTCGGAGTCTCGGGGGCACCCGCCCCGCTGTACGGCATGTATCAGCAGGCGTGGCACTTCTCGCCGCTGACGACCACCTTCGTCTTCGCCGTCTACGCGGTCGCGGCTCTGGTCGCGGTACTGGTCTCGGGCCGCATCTCCGATGTGGTGGGACGAAAGCCGGTGCTGCTGGGCGCTTTCGGCATCATGATCCTGGGCCTGGTGGTGTTCCTCTTCGCCGACAATGTGGCCATGCTGCTGCTGGCGCGGGCGCTGCACGGTATCGCCGTCGGCGCGACCGTGGTGGCCGGTGCGGCGGCGCTGCTGGATATGCGACCCAAGGACGGCGCGCGCTCCGGGCAGCTGTCCGGTGTCGCCTTCAATGTCGGTATGGCCGTGGCGATTCTGGGTTCCGCGCTACTGGCGCAGTACGCACCGCATCCGCTGCGCACCCCGTACGTGGTGATCACGCTGGCCTGCCTCGCCATCGGCGCGGGCGTCATCGCGCTGAACGAACCGCACACCGCGCGCACCGCGGGGCGGATCACCATCACCAGGCCCGCTGTGCCGCAGGAGATTCGGAGTGATTTCTGGTTCTCCGCACTCGGTGTGATGGCGGCCTGGTCGGTGTTGGGCGTGCTGCTGTCGCTGTACCCGTCGCTGGCCTCGGCCAAGACCGGTATCCACAATCTGGTGTTCGGTGGCGCGGTGGTGGCCTCGACCGCTCTGGCCGGTGCGGGCGCGCAGTACTTCGCCACCGAGATTCCGGCTCGGCGCGCGGCGATCATCGGCGATATCGGGATGGCGATCGCCCTGCTGCTGACCATTCCGGCGCTGGCCACCCACAATTGGGCCCTGGTGCTGGCGGCCGGTTTCGTGCTCGGCGCGACCTTCGGACTCGGCTTCGGCGGTTCGCTGCGCCACCTGTCCCAGGTTGTGCCGCAACATAAGCGCGGCGAAACCATGTCGGCCTACTACCTGCTCGCCTACACCGCTATGGCACTGCCGACCGTGGTCGCCGGATGGGCCGCCACCACCTGGGGCCTGACCACCGTCTTCCCGTGGTTCGTGGTCGCGGTATCGCTGGCCTGCCTCACCGCCGCCGGGCTGGGCCTGCGGCGTCGGGCGTCCTGA
- a CDS encoding polyribonucleotide nucleotidyltransferase translates to MTQTVSSSAAEVEPGVFESVALIDNGAYGTRTIRFETGRLAKQAAGSVVAYLDDETMLLSATTAGKHPKDQFDFFPLTVDVEERMYAAGRIPGSFFRREGRPSTDAILTCRLIDRPLRPSFVDGLRNEIQVVVTVMSLDPKDLYDVVAINAASASTQLAGLPFSGPVGGVRVALIGDQWVAFPTVEQLEGAVFDMVVAGRVVEGDVAIMMVEAEATDNVLALIADGGTAPTETVVAQGLEAAKPFIARLCKAQADLAALSAKETAEFPVFLPYQSDVFEAVLGTAKEELNEALSIAGKQEREERTDEIKLAVLSSLAETFEGREKEIGAAFRSVTKKLVRQRILSDGFRIDGRGLADIRALSAEVAVVPRAHGSALFERGETQIMGVTTLDMVKMAQQVDSLGPETSKRYMHHYNFPPYSTGETGRVGSPKRREIGHGALAERALMPVLPSQEEFPYAIRQVSEALGSNGSTSMGSVCASTLSLLNAGVPLKAPVAGIAMGLVSDTIKNDKGEDEVRYVALTDILGAEDAFGDMDFKVAGTPEFVTALQLDTKLDGIPSQVLAGALNQARDARMTILDVMAEAINIPDEMSPYAPRVTAIKIPVDKIGEVIGPKGKVINQITEETGANISIEDDGTVYVGATNGPAAQAAIDQINAIANPQLPKVGERFLGTVVKTTAFGAFVSLLPGRDGLVHISKLGNGKRVAKVEDVVNVGDKIRVEIADIDNRGKISLVPVDEDSDNADAAVAETVAAE, encoded by the coding sequence ATGACCCAAACCGTGAGCAGTTCCGCCGCCGAGGTCGAGCCCGGCGTATTCGAGTCCGTCGCGCTGATCGACAACGGCGCCTACGGCACCCGCACCATCCGTTTCGAGACCGGGCGTCTGGCCAAGCAGGCCGCCGGGTCGGTCGTCGCCTACCTGGACGACGAGACCATGCTGCTGTCGGCGACCACCGCCGGTAAGCACCCCAAGGACCAGTTCGACTTCTTCCCGCTGACGGTCGATGTCGAAGAGCGTATGTACGCCGCGGGTCGTATCCCCGGCTCGTTCTTCCGTCGCGAGGGTCGCCCCTCCACCGACGCGATCCTGACCTGCCGTCTGATCGACCGGCCGCTGCGCCCGTCCTTCGTCGACGGTCTGCGCAATGAGATCCAGGTCGTCGTGACCGTCATGTCGCTCGATCCCAAGGATCTGTACGACGTGGTGGCCATCAATGCCGCTTCGGCCTCGACTCAGCTTGCGGGCCTGCCCTTCTCGGGTCCGGTCGGCGGCGTGCGCGTCGCCCTGATCGGTGACCAGTGGGTCGCGTTCCCGACCGTCGAGCAGCTCGAGGGCGCCGTGTTCGACATGGTCGTCGCGGGCCGTGTGGTCGAGGGTGACGTCGCGATCATGATGGTCGAGGCCGAGGCCACCGACAATGTGCTCGCGCTCATCGCCGACGGTGGCACCGCGCCCACCGAAACCGTTGTGGCACAGGGCCTCGAGGCCGCCAAGCCGTTCATCGCCCGCCTCTGCAAGGCACAGGCCGACCTCGCCGCGCTGTCCGCCAAGGAGACCGCCGAGTTCCCGGTCTTCCTGCCGTACCAGTCCGATGTGTTCGAGGCCGTGCTCGGCACCGCCAAGGAGGAGCTGAACGAGGCGCTCTCCATCGCGGGCAAGCAGGAGCGCGAGGAGCGCACCGACGAGATCAAGCTCGCCGTGCTCTCCAGCCTGGCCGAGACCTTCGAGGGTCGCGAGAAGGAGATCGGCGCGGCCTTCCGCTCGGTCACCAAGAAGCTTGTGCGCCAGCGCATTCTGTCCGACGGCTTCCGGATCGACGGTCGCGGTCTGGCCGATATCCGCGCCCTTTCGGCCGAGGTCGCGGTCGTCCCGCGCGCCCACGGTTCGGCGCTGTTCGAGCGCGGCGAGACCCAGATCATGGGTGTCACCACCCTCGATATGGTGAAGATGGCGCAGCAGGTCGACTCGCTCGGCCCGGAGACCTCCAAGCGCTACATGCACCACTACAACTTCCCGCCGTACTCCACCGGTGAGACCGGTCGCGTGGGCTCGCCCAAGCGTCGCGAGATCGGCCACGGCGCCCTCGCCGAGCGCGCGCTGATGCCGGTGCTGCCGTCGCAGGAAGAGTTCCCGTACGCCATCCGTCAGGTCTCGGAAGCGTTGGGCTCCAACGGTTCCACCTCGATGGGCTCGGTCTGCGCCTCGACCCTGTCGCTGCTGAACGCCGGTGTGCCGCTCAAGGCCCCCGTCGCCGGTATCGCCATGGGCCTGGTGTCCGACACCATCAAGAACGACAAGGGTGAGGACGAGGTCCGCTACGTCGCGCTGACCGACATCCTGGGCGCCGAGGATGCCTTCGGCGATATGGACTTCAAGGTCGCCGGTACCCCCGAGTTCGTGACCGCGCTGCAGCTGGACACCAAGCTCGACGGTATCCCGTCGCAGGTCCTGGCCGGTGCGCTGAACCAGGCTCGCGATGCCCGTATGACCATCCTGGATGTCATGGCCGAGGCCATCAACATCCCGGACGAGATGAGCCCGTACGCCCCGCGCGTCACCGCCATCAAGATCCCGGTCGACAAGATCGGCGAGGTCATCGGACCCAAGGGCAAGGTGATCAACCAGATCACCGAGGAGACCGGCGCCAACATCTCGATCGAAGATGACGGCACCGTCTACGTCGGTGCGACCAATGGCCCCGCGGCGCAGGCGGCGATCGATCAGATCAACGCCATCGCGAACCCGCAGCTGCCGAAGGTCGGCGAGCGCTTCCTGGGCACGGTCGTCAAGACCACCGCCTTCGGCGCGTTCGTCTCGCTGCTGCCGGGCCGTGACGGCCTGGTGCACATCTCCAAGCTGGGCAATGGCAAGCGCGTGGCGAAGGTCGAGGACGTGGTGAACGTCGGCGACAAGATCCGCGTCGAGATCGCCGATATCGACAACCGCGGCAAGATCTCCCTTGTCCCGGTCGACGAGGATTCGGACAACGCGGACGCAGCGGTCGCCGAGACCGTCGCGGCCGAGTGA
- a CDS encoding ArsR/SmtB family transcription factor has translation MTDTDTPLPAVLPVAPLATVLGALQDPVRLEMLRRLGNAGTPLRCSALYDVISKSTAAHHFKILREAGLTERLTVEGQTCQRLRSEEVDSALPGLLDAVLGAANRVTE, from the coding sequence ATGACCGACACCGACACGCCGCTCCCCGCCGTGCTGCCCGTGGCCCCGCTGGCCACCGTCCTCGGCGCGCTCCAGGACCCGGTCCGCCTGGAGATGCTGCGCCGACTCGGCAATGCCGGAACACCGCTGCGCTGCAGCGCGCTCTACGACGTGATCAGCAAGTCGACCGCCGCGCATCACTTCAAGATCCTGCGCGAGGCCGGGCTGACCGAACGCCTCACCGTGGAGGGCCAGACCTGTCAGCGACTGCGCAGCGAAGAGGTGGATTCCGCCCTGCCCGGACTGCTGGACGCGGTCCTCGGCGCGGCGAATCGGGTAACCGAGTGA